One cyanobiont of Ornithocercus magnificus DNA segment encodes these proteins:
- a CDS encoding threonine--tRNA ligase, whose translation MLIVTLPDGVHKKFNGPISISDIAASIGPGLARAAIAGKVDGQPLDLAMRIDSDAELRIITANDPEGLEIVRHSFAHLIGHAVKQLYPKAQMAIGPVIQDGFYYDIAYDKPFTPEDLAAIEKRMHELIASNYDIRIETIDRDGARRVFASRDEPYKLQIVEEISDDKIIKLYHHQEYTDMCRGPHVPNTRHLRHFKLMKVSGAYWRGDPRNEMLQRIYGTAWATAADLKAHLSRLEEAEKRDHRRLARQLSLFHIQDNAPGMIFWHPNGWTIYRLLQSFIREQLDNHGYTEICTPQIVDRSLWEQSGHWQKFKKDMFTTCSESRDYAVKPMNCPCHVQVFNQGLRSYRDLPIRLAEFGSCHRNEPSGTLHGLMRVRNFVQDDAHIFCAEEQIQSEVSNFIDLVFNVYKSFGFDTVLIKLSTRPEEHVGSDAIWHKSEESLQKALEKKGLEWELLPGEGAFYGPKIEFSLKDCLGRVWQCGTVQVDFSMPERLGASYIARNGQRHVPVMLHRAILGSFERFIGILIEHYAGNFPFWLAPEQIRLLPVTDKVRPFAEMVLMQLNNAGIRASVDRSGERLAKQIRAGEQMRIPAFAVIGNNEVEEGTVNLRSRQHGNLGSILVSDLITVARQADSEKRELATMQ comes from the coding sequence ATGCTCATAGTTACTCTACCCGATGGTGTACACAAAAAGTTCAATGGCCCTATTAGCATCAGTGATATTGCTGCAAGCATTGGACCTGGCTTGGCTCGAGCAGCCATTGCTGGGAAGGTTGACGGACAACCGCTTGACCTTGCTATGCGGATTGATAGTGATGCTGAACTACGGATTATTACGGCCAATGATCCAGAAGGTTTAGAGATAGTTCGCCACTCTTTTGCTCACCTTATAGGGCATGCAGTGAAACAGCTTTACCCCAAAGCGCAAATGGCTATTGGCCCAGTGATACAGGATGGCTTTTACTATGATATCGCTTACGATAAGCCTTTTACGCCTGAGGATCTTGCAGCAATTGAGAAGCGTATGCACGAACTCATTGCTTCCAATTATGACATCCGGATAGAAACTATAGATCGTGATGGAGCGAGGCGAGTATTTGCCAGCCGAGATGAACCTTACAAACTGCAGATTGTTGAAGAAATCTCTGACGATAAAATAATCAAGCTCTATCATCATCAGGAATATACTGATATGTGTAGGGGTCCACATGTACCAAACACTCGCCACTTAAGACACTTCAAGCTAATGAAAGTGTCCGGCGCATATTGGCGCGGCGACCCTAGGAATGAGATGCTGCAACGCATTTATGGCACCGCCTGGGCGACAGCAGCAGATCTGAAAGCTCACCTTTCACGTCTCGAGGAGGCTGAGAAACGAGACCACCGTCGTCTGGCTCGTCAGCTTTCTCTCTTTCACATACAGGACAATGCTCCTGGAATGATCTTCTGGCATCCAAATGGGTGGACAATCTATCGACTATTGCAGAGTTTTATCCGGGAACAACTGGATAATCATGGATACACAGAAATTTGCACACCCCAGATTGTAGATCGCTCTCTTTGGGAACAGTCCGGACACTGGCAGAAATTCAAAAAAGATATGTTTACTACGTGCTCAGAAAGCAGAGACTATGCTGTCAAGCCGATGAATTGTCCCTGCCACGTACAAGTCTTTAACCAGGGGCTGCGAAGCTACCGCGATCTACCTATACGACTGGCAGAGTTTGGATCTTGCCACCGCAACGAGCCCTCTGGCACACTTCATGGCTTGATGCGCGTTCGTAACTTTGTACAAGATGATGCCCATATCTTCTGTGCTGAGGAACAGATTCAGTCAGAAGTATCTAACTTTATCGATCTAGTCTTCAATGTATATAAGAGCTTCGGGTTCGATACAGTCTTGATCAAGCTTTCTACCCGCCCTGAGGAACATGTGGGCAGTGATGCGATTTGGCATAAGTCAGAAGAGTCTTTACAGAAAGCCCTTGAGAAAAAAGGGCTAGAGTGGGAACTTCTTCCTGGAGAGGGTGCTTTCTACGGTCCTAAGATTGAATTTTCTTTAAAGGATTGTCTTGGGAGAGTGTGGCAGTGTGGTACAGTTCAAGTTGACTTTTCCATGCCAGAACGTCTTGGTGCAAGCTATATTGCAAGGAACGGTCAGCGACATGTACCTGTAATGTTACACCGAGCCATCTTGGGGAGCTTTGAAAGATTTATCGGTATCTTAATTGAGCACTACGCTGGAAACTTCCCGTTCTGGTTAGCGCCTGAACAGATCCGGCTGCTTCCAGTCACTGACAAAGTACGGCCCTTTGCTGAGATGGTGCTAATGCAGCTTAATAATGCTGGAATCCGTGCTTCTGTTGATCGGAGTGGTGAACGGCTCGCCAAACAGATTCGTGCTGGTGAGCAGATGCGGATTCCTGCATTCGCAGTTATTGGAAATAATGAGGTAGAGGAAGGAACTGTCAACTTGCGCAGCCGCCAACACGGCAACCTGGGCAGTATATTGGTTTCAGACTTGATCACAGTAGCTCGGCAAGCAGATAGCGAAAAGCGAGAGCTAGCCACTATGCAATAA
- a CDS encoding homoserine kinase: MGLPHIGQRVIINVPATTANLGPGFDCLGAALDLNNRFTMGRIEGDSECFELIIEGSEGSHLRGGPENLVYRAAQRVWHAANVKPVALEARVRLAVPPARGLGSSATAIVAGLVGANALVGEPLSREKLLELAIDIEGHPDNVVPSLLGGLCMTAKAASQRWRVVRCEWNSEVKAVVAIPSIRLSTNVARRAMPKAVPIGDTVINLGALTLLLQGLRTGNGDLIADGMHDRLHEPYRWRLIRGGADVRQAALEAGAWGCAISGAGPSIIALCTKTNGAAVSRAMVRAWESAGVASRAPLLNLQKAGSDWSLTNPE; encoded by the coding sequence ATGGGCCTGCCGCACATCGGCCAGAGAGTCATCATCAACGTTCCTGCTACCACTGCTAACCTTGGTCCAGGATTTGACTGTCTTGGTGCTGCTCTTGATCTAAACAATCGCTTCACCATGGGCCGCATTGAGGGTGATAGTGAATGCTTCGAGCTGATCATTGAGGGCAGCGAGGGCAGTCATCTCCGCGGTGGTCCGGAGAATCTCGTCTATCGTGCAGCTCAACGGGTTTGGCATGCAGCAAATGTTAAACCTGTAGCGCTGGAGGCTCGAGTACGTCTTGCAGTACCCCCGGCGCGAGGACTCGGCAGCAGCGCTACAGCAATTGTTGCTGGTTTAGTAGGAGCAAATGCTCTAGTTGGCGAACCTTTGAGCCGGGAGAAATTACTGGAGCTGGCAATCGACATTGAAGGTCACCCCGACAACGTTGTGCCTAGCTTGCTCGGAGGTCTTTGCATGACAGCCAAGGCTGCTTCCCAACGCTGGCGAGTGGTGCGCTGTGAGTGGAATAGTGAGGTGAAAGCTGTGGTGGCAATTCCATCAATTCGCCTCAGCACTAATGTAGCTCGCAGGGCAATGCCGAAAGCTGTTCCAATTGGAGATACAGTGATTAATTTAGGCGCCCTCACTTTATTACTTCAGGGTCTTCGCACTGGCAACGGTGACCTAATTGCTGACGGAATGCACGATCGCCTGCACGAGCCTTATCGCTGGCGACTGATTAGGGGAGGTGCTGATGTACGTCAGGCTGCACTTGAGGCAGGAGCCTGGGGTTGTGCCATCAGCGGTGCTGGACCCAGCATCATTGCTCTCTGTACCAAAACAAACGGTGCTGCTGTCAGTCGAGCTATGGTGAGAGCCTGGGAGAGTGCAGGCGTAGCCAGTCGTGCCCCGCTACTTAACCTCCAGAAAGCAGGCAGTGACTGGAGTTTGACTAATCCTGAGTAG
- a CDS encoding glucokinase: MTSLLAGDLGGTKTLLAIYSDKDASLDCLHSQRFTSKEWPSLRVMLRYFLTNLPDKISYPDYGCIAVAGKVQNNEALITNLPWKLKGEDLAAEIGITHIELVNDFAVLVYGLRHFSADQQVVLQDGEHLLGPSAILGAGTGLGMARGIPFANELIALPSEGGHCEFSPRTEEEWQLAVWLRDDLNLERLSIERVVSGTGLGHIASWLLQKPEASSHPLQLTALSWRQSHNIVDLPAHVSKAAAKGDQLMGHALQLWLGAYGAAAGDLILQELCSGGLWIGGGTAARQLSGLRSPTFLNPMRAKGRFEPFVSSVPVHALIDPGVGLFSAACRARMLVELGGTLA, from the coding sequence ATGACCTCTCTGTTGGCTGGTGATCTAGGTGGAACTAAAACCCTGCTCGCTATCTATTCTGACAAAGATGCCTCTCTAGACTGCTTACATTCTCAACGCTTTACTTCAAAGGAATGGCCTTCTTTAAGGGTAATGCTACGTTACTTCTTGACAAATCTTCCAGACAAAATAAGTTATCCCGATTATGGCTGTATTGCAGTAGCTGGAAAAGTCCAAAATAATGAAGCTCTTATCACCAACTTGCCTTGGAAATTAAAGGGTGAAGATTTAGCTGCCGAGATAGGAATTACACATATTGAGCTAGTCAATGACTTTGCTGTACTTGTTTATGGTCTTCGTCACTTTAGTGCAGACCAGCAAGTGGTTTTACAGGATGGTGAGCATTTGCTAGGTCCGTCAGCGATCCTTGGCGCAGGAACAGGTTTAGGCATGGCTCGAGGTATCCCTTTTGCCAACGAGCTTATTGCCCTGCCAAGTGAAGGAGGACATTGCGAGTTTTCACCCCGCACCGAAGAGGAATGGCAGCTTGCTGTCTGGCTACGTGATGATCTCAACCTTGAACGACTCTCAATAGAAAGAGTAGTAAGTGGAACTGGTTTAGGACACATAGCCAGTTGGCTTCTGCAGAAGCCTGAAGCCAGTAGTCATCCTTTACAGCTAACGGCACTTAGCTGGCGTCAGAGTCACAACATCGTTGATTTGCCAGCACATGTGAGCAAAGCTGCCGCTAAGGGAGATCAACTAATGGGACATGCCCTGCAACTGTGGCTTGGAGCTTACGGTGCTGCTGCCGGAGACCTCATCCTCCAAGAGCTCTGTAGCGGAGGGCTTTGGATTGGTGGCGGCACCGCGGCCAGGCAGCTCTCTGGTCTGCGTTCGCCAACCTTCCTAAACCCAATGCGTGCCAAGGGAAGGTTCGAGCCATTCGTCTCTTCCGTCCCGGTACATGCGTTAATCGATCCTGGTGTCGGCCTATTTAGCGCCGCTTGCCGGGCACGCATGCTTGTGGAACTGGGTGGGACACTGGCCTGA
- a CDS encoding photosystem II q(b) protein produces MSTAIRSGHLSSWQQFCEWVTSTNNRLYVGWFGVLMIPTLLAATTCFIVAFIAAPPVDIDGIREPVAGSLIYGNNIISGAVVPSSNAIGLHFYPIWEAASLDEWLYNGGPYQLVVFHFLIGIFCYMGREWELSYRLGMRPWICVAYSAPVAAASAVFLVYPFGQGSFSDGMPLGISGTFNFMLVFQAEHSILMHPFHMMGVAGVFGGSLFSAMHGSLVTSSLVRETTETESQNYGYKFGQEEETYNIVAAHGYFGRLIFQYASFNNSRSLHFFLAAWPVVGIWFTALGVSTMAFNLNGFNFNQSILDGQGRVLNTWADVLNRANLGMEVMHERNAHNFPLDLAAAESTPVALQAPAIG; encoded by the coding sequence ATGTCTACCGCCATTCGCAGCGGTCATCTGAGCAGTTGGCAGCAATTCTGCGAGTGGGTCACCTCCACCAACAACCGCCTCTACGTAGGCTGGTTCGGTGTGCTGATGATCCCCACCCTCCTGGCTGCCACCACCTGCTTCATCGTCGCCTTCATCGCCGCTCCACCGGTCGATATCGACGGTATCCGCGAGCCTGTCGCCGGCTCTTTGATCTACGGCAACAACATCATCTCCGGTGCTGTTGTGCCTTCATCCAACGCCATCGGCCTGCACTTCTACCCCATCTGGGAAGCTGCCTCCCTCGATGAGTGGCTGTACAACGGCGGTCCCTACCAGCTCGTCGTCTTCCACTTCCTGATCGGCATCTTCTGCTACATGGGACGCGAGTGGGAGCTCTCCTACCGCCTCGGCATGCGCCCCTGGATCTGCGTTGCTTACAGCGCCCCTGTGGCTGCTGCCTCCGCCGTTTTCCTGGTGTATCCCTTCGGTCAGGGTTCCTTCTCAGATGGCATGCCTCTCGGCATCTCCGGCACCTTCAACTTCATGCTGGTATTCCAGGCTGAGCACAGCATCCTCATGCACCCCTTCCACATGATGGGTGTAGCCGGTGTATTTGGCGGCAGCCTGTTCTCTGCCATGCACGGTTCTCTGGTGACCTCCTCGCTGGTGCGTGAGACCACTGAGACCGAGTCTCAGAACTATGGCTATAAGTTCGGCCAGGAAGAAGAGACCTACAACATCGTGGCCGCCCACGGTTACTTCGGTCGTCTGATCTTCCAGTACGCCTCTTTCAACAACAGCCGCAGCCTGCACTTCTTCCTAGCTGCCTGGCCGGTTGTAGGCATCTGGTTCACCGCTCTCGGCGTGAGCACCATGGCTTTCAACCTGAACGGTTTCAACTTCAACCAGTCCATCCTCGATGGTCAGGGCCGCGTCCTGAACACCTGGGCTGACGTTCTGAACCGCGCCAACCTGGGCATGGAAGTAATGCACGAGCGCAACGCTCACAACTTCCCTCTCGACCTGGCCGCAGCTGAATCCACACCCGTGGCTCTGCAAGCTCCTGCCATCGGCTGA
- a CDS encoding low-complexity tail membrane protein, protein MITRAEPLLWIQLLSLGVIPLEMQLIRLFLGASDPGPVPALERIFAWAIAVLAPTLFFWRRPPDWGSLLILSRPLSQRTPEQRQLSAIQESPVLKVALIIGALVLLIALWKLDRSAILLRDWSPLVGASRVKSLLAALPVLSLLLWQWQQIIQSVWLLTRSDQFVLSQPKLKDKELRERFLSIGLPVLQLARLDWSNATALSPRSGQPSDIPPISLKPEEGSTNQQGKYLDSNIPSTDGLIGRTTKDHDEETNAAGSKEGCPEESSRPTPGST, encoded by the coding sequence GTGATCACGCGTGCTGAGCCACTCTTATGGATTCAGCTCCTCTCGCTTGGGGTGATACCTCTGGAGATGCAGTTAATCCGCTTATTCCTTGGGGCTTCTGATCCTGGTCCTGTACCAGCACTCGAGCGTATCTTTGCTTGGGCAATAGCAGTGCTTGCCCCTACCCTCTTTTTCTGGCGTCGACCGCCAGACTGGGGTTCTCTTCTTATTCTATCTCGGCCACTTTCACAGCGCACACCAGAGCAGCGCCAGCTGAGTGCTATACAAGAATCTCCAGTTCTGAAAGTAGCCCTAATTATCGGTGCTCTTGTGTTGCTAATAGCACTTTGGAAGCTTGATCGCTCTGCTATTCTGCTACGCGACTGGTCACCGTTAGTGGGAGCATCCCGTGTCAAGTCCTTGCTAGCAGCCTTGCCAGTCCTCAGCTTGTTATTGTGGCAATGGCAACAGATTATACAGAGTGTATGGCTATTAACACGAAGTGACCAATTTGTACTGTCGCAGCCAAAGCTAAAAGATAAGGAGCTGCGCGAGCGCTTCCTCTCTATTGGCTTACCTGTTCTGCAGCTTGCGAGACTTGACTGGAGCAATGCAACAGCTCTATCGCCTCGTTCAGGGCAACCGTCAGATATCCCCCCGATCTCGCTCAAGCCAGAGGAAGGTTCCACAAATCAACAGGGCAAGTACCTGGACTCCAATATCCCCAGCACTGACGGGTTGATTGGTAGAACTACGAAAGATCATGATGAGGAGACCAACGCTGCTGGAAGCAAAGAAGGTTGCCCAGAGGAGTCGTCTAGGCCCACGCCAGGGAGTACGTGA
- a CDS encoding translation initiation factor IF-2, which produces MPERPNASGQRPVAPKQRQAPRPRIVRPQSGDVLPGTSSSSLSSQQQGRTGASPQRPISRPEIVVRPQQPKRPVSPPSRPTSTSPGSQRPGYAPRPTTGSNQRNIPAPQRQTDLQRPASRSGQLRPGSGTLELVGKPIRRDSTNRDPGVTRLGSGGGLSRPGMRKPVAPSELMQLQKPMGRPGVAPPRRPDGSTVVGKRSDAAVAIPPVARPTAPQPPSPPRRPGYRQVPGMRRPGRPDWDDSAKLEALRNRSPQKQRQKVHIIGENDDALAAQTGGYAGEQQNQVLSASLARPAKPKSQRRTTPKPVAAMRKRKKETTRQRQRRRAMELRAAREAKQVRPEMLIVPEDNLTVQELADMLSIESSEIIKSLFFKGIIATVTQSLDLPTIETVAEEFGVPVLQDDVEEAAKKTVEMIGEEDIGHLIRRPPVVTVMGHVDHGKTSLLDAIRKARVAAGEAGGITQHIGAYQVHIEHGGEPRRITFLDTPGHAAFTAMRARGTKVTDIAVLVVAADDGVRPQTLEAISHARAAEVPIVVAINKVDKEGASPDRVKQELSEQNLLAEEWGGDVVMVPVSAIKSENIDKLLEMILLVTEVEDLQANPDRLAKGTVIEAHLDKAKGPVATLLVQNGTLRTSDVVAAGPVLGKVRAMVDDGGHRVKEAGPSCAVEALGFSEVPTAGDEFEVYPDEKSARAVVGDRASDARAIRLAQQMASRRVSLAAISGQASEGELKELNLILKADVQGSVEAILGSLEQLPKDEVQVRVLLSAPGEITETDVDLAAASGAVIIGFNTSMASGAKRAADATGVDVREYEVIYKLLEDIQMAMEGLLEPELVQELLGEAEVRAVFTIGKSAVAGCYVTAGKLQRNCKVRVNRGREVVFTGDLDSLRRNKDDVKEIATGFECGVGCDRFANWEEGDKIEAYKMVTQRRKLST; this is translated from the coding sequence ATGCCCGAGCGCCCTAACGCATCTGGGCAAAGGCCAGTAGCACCAAAACAGAGGCAAGCTCCACGTCCGCGGATAGTACGTCCACAATCGGGCGACGTCTTGCCTGGTACCTCTTCTTCAAGCCTGAGCTCACAGCAGCAAGGGCGCACTGGGGCCTCACCACAACGCCCAATTTCACGGCCTGAAATAGTCGTTCGTCCACAGCAGCCTAAGCGCCCGGTTTCTCCTCCATCGCGACCCACTAGTACCAGCCCTGGGTCCCAGCGGCCAGGATACGCTCCACGTCCTACTACCGGGTCAAATCAGCGCAATATTCCAGCGCCGCAACGTCAGACTGACCTTCAACGACCCGCTAGTCGCTCTGGTCAACTCCGTCCAGGATCTGGAACGCTAGAGCTGGTTGGAAAGCCGATCCGACGGGACAGCACTAACCGAGATCCAGGTGTTACCAGGCTTGGGAGTGGTGGGGGCTTATCGCGGCCTGGTATGCGCAAGCCAGTGGCTCCTAGCGAGCTAATGCAGCTTCAAAAACCAATGGGTCGCCCAGGCGTAGCACCGCCCCGTCGTCCTGATGGGTCAACTGTGGTAGGCAAGCGCAGTGATGCCGCCGTAGCTATACCTCCTGTCGCACGTCCAACGGCGCCGCAGCCTCCGTCACCACCTCGACGGCCGGGATACCGGCAGGTACCTGGCATGCGTCGTCCCGGACGTCCAGACTGGGATGACAGTGCCAAGCTAGAGGCTCTACGCAACCGCTCGCCACAGAAGCAGCGCCAGAAAGTACACATCATTGGTGAAAATGATGATGCTTTAGCTGCTCAGACTGGTGGCTATGCTGGTGAGCAGCAAAACCAAGTCCTCTCTGCAAGTTTAGCGCGGCCAGCAAAGCCAAAGTCCCAGCGCCGGACTACTCCGAAACCTGTAGCCGCGATGCGTAAGCGGAAGAAGGAAACTACACGCCAGCGTCAGCGTCGTCGAGCTATGGAACTTCGTGCTGCCCGCGAGGCGAAGCAAGTACGCCCTGAAATGTTGATTGTTCCTGAGGACAACCTCACGGTACAAGAACTAGCAGACATGCTGAGCATAGAAAGCTCAGAGATCATCAAGTCCCTTTTCTTTAAGGGAATTATCGCTACTGTCACTCAGAGCCTTGATCTACCGACTATCGAGACAGTTGCTGAGGAATTTGGAGTACCTGTACTTCAAGATGATGTTGAGGAAGCGGCTAAGAAAACTGTTGAGATGATCGGCGAAGAAGACATTGGTCACCTAATTCGCAGACCGCCCGTCGTCACTGTGATGGGTCACGTAGATCACGGCAAAACTAGTTTGCTAGACGCCATTCGTAAAGCTAGAGTCGCTGCTGGTGAGGCTGGCGGGATTACACAGCACATAGGCGCTTATCAAGTGCACATTGAGCATGGTGGAGAGCCCCGACGCATTACCTTCCTTGACACACCAGGTCATGCAGCTTTCACGGCCATGCGTGCTCGAGGTACCAAGGTGACTGATATAGCAGTCCTCGTTGTTGCAGCTGATGATGGTGTACGTCCGCAGACCCTAGAAGCCATCAGTCATGCTAGAGCTGCTGAAGTGCCAATTGTGGTAGCAATTAATAAAGTCGATAAGGAGGGAGCATCCCCAGATCGGGTTAAGCAAGAATTATCGGAGCAAAATCTGCTTGCTGAGGAATGGGGAGGCGATGTTGTAATGGTGCCAGTAAGTGCTATCAAGAGCGAGAACATTGACAAGTTGCTCGAGATGATCTTGTTGGTAACTGAGGTTGAAGACCTACAGGCAAATCCAGATCGTCTTGCCAAGGGTACTGTAATCGAAGCACATCTAGATAAGGCAAAAGGGCCGGTAGCTACGCTACTTGTCCAAAATGGCACTCTTCGTACTAGCGATGTGGTTGCTGCAGGACCAGTGCTTGGAAAAGTGCGAGCTATGGTCGATGATGGGGGGCATAGAGTTAAAGAAGCAGGTCCATCCTGTGCAGTTGAGGCACTCGGCTTTAGCGAGGTTCCAACTGCAGGTGATGAGTTCGAGGTCTACCCAGATGAAAAATCGGCACGTGCAGTAGTAGGAGACCGTGCCTCTGATGCGCGCGCAATCCGCCTTGCGCAACAGATGGCATCACGCCGCGTTTCGCTTGCCGCTATCTCAGGTCAAGCAAGCGAGGGTGAGCTTAAAGAGCTGAATCTAATTCTGAAAGCTGATGTGCAAGGTAGCGTAGAGGCGATCCTCGGCTCTCTTGAGCAACTTCCAAAGGATGAAGTTCAAGTGCGGGTATTGTTATCAGCTCCAGGGGAAATAACTGAAACAGATGTTGATCTGGCTGCTGCATCAGGTGCCGTGATTATTGGCTTTAATACCTCTATGGCCTCTGGAGCTAAGCGCGCTGCTGACGCAACTGGAGTAGATGTAAGGGAATATGAGGTCATCTATAAGCTGCTAGAAGATATACAGATGGCTATGGAGGGCTTGCTAGAGCCTGAACTAGTTCAAGAGCTACTCGGCGAAGCCGAGGTGCGAGCTGTTTTCACTATTGGAAAAAGTGCAGTAGCAGGATGCTATGTTACAGCTGGTAAGTTGCAGCGTAATTGCAAGGTTCGGGTAAATCGAGGGAGAGAGGTGGTATTCACAGGTGATCTTGACTCACTGCGCCGCAACAAAGATGATGTCAAGGAGATTGCAACTGGCTTTGAATGTGGAGTTGGCTGTGATCGCTTTGCTAACTGGGAAGAGGGTGACAAGATCGAGGCTTATAAGATGGTTACTCAGCGTCGCAAGCTCAGCACGTGA
- a CDS encoding tryptophan--tRNA ligase, with protein sequence MGRPRILSGVQPTGALHLGNWLGAVRNWVALQESYETFVCVVDLHAITASHDPAKLTADTLATTALYLACGIDPDQSTVFVQSHVHQHSEFCWLLNCITPLNWLERMIQFKEKSAKQNDNVSVGLLNYPILMAADILLYGAECVPVGEDQKQHIELARNIAQQRVNARFGSKQYPILTVPKPLILSEGARVMSLTDGHSKMSKSDPNEGSRITLLDTPEQISRKIKRAKTDSQTGLAFGDPERPEANNLLGLYALLSGKGRKAAAVECAEMKWGSFKPLLTEATVSALAPIQERYQDLMQDKSELERVLNRGYGQASVVAEETMHRLRSVLGLLPRLSN encoded by the coding sequence ATGGGGCGTCCGCGCATTCTCTCAGGTGTGCAGCCGACTGGAGCCCTCCATCTGGGTAACTGGCTCGGCGCTGTCCGCAACTGGGTGGCTTTGCAAGAGAGCTATGAGACTTTTGTTTGTGTAGTGGACTTGCATGCCATCACAGCTTCACACGATCCTGCAAAGCTAACAGCAGATACGCTAGCAACAACTGCTCTCTACTTAGCCTGTGGAATTGATCCTGACCAGTCGACTGTATTTGTACAGAGCCACGTGCACCAGCACAGTGAGTTTTGCTGGCTTCTTAATTGCATTACCCCTTTAAACTGGTTGGAGAGGATGATCCAATTTAAAGAGAAGTCTGCAAAGCAGAATGATAATGTCTCTGTCGGTCTATTAAACTACCCAATCTTAATGGCTGCTGATATTCTTCTGTATGGCGCTGAGTGCGTGCCAGTTGGAGAAGACCAAAAACAACATATTGAACTAGCCCGTAACATTGCACAACAACGCGTCAACGCACGCTTTGGTAGTAAGCAGTATCCGATACTGACTGTTCCAAAACCATTGATCCTGTCAGAAGGAGCACGAGTTATGAGTCTCACAGACGGTCACAGCAAGATGAGTAAAAGCGATCCCAATGAGGGAAGTCGCATCACCTTGCTTGACACACCTGAACAAATTAGTCGCAAGATCAAGCGCGCGAAGACCGACTCGCAAACAGGTTTAGCATTCGGAGATCCCGAACGGCCTGAGGCTAACAACTTACTTGGACTATATGCCTTGCTAAGCGGCAAGGGACGAAAAGCGGCAGCAGTAGAGTGCGCAGAAATGAAATGGGGAAGCTTTAAGCCACTTCTGACGGAAGCAACTGTTAGTGCATTGGCGCCCATTCAGGAGCGTTACCAAGACCTCATGCAAGACAAGAGTGAATTAGAAAGAGTGCTAAATCGAGGTTATGGCCAAGCTAGTGTTGTGGCTGAGGAAACTATGCATCGCTTGCGCAGTGTCCTAGGTCTTTTGCCCAGGCTATCTAATTAA